From the Methanoculleus sp. 7T genome, the window ATCTCCTCTCAGTCCTTCTCATCTCTGTCGGCCTCGCCATGGACGCCACCGCCGTCTCCATCGCAGGCGGGGTGACCGTGAGGGAGGGGCGGGTGCGGACAGCACTCGTCCTCGCCCTCCTCTTCGGCGTCTTCCAGACCGGGATGGCCGTCGCCGGGTGGTTCGCCGGGACACTCCTCTACTCGTTCATCTCAGGCATCGACCACTGGATCGCCTTCCTCCTCCTCGCCTTCATCGGTGGGAAGATGGTCATGGAAGGACTCAAAGGGGAGGACGGCGAGGAAATCGCCTTCGGCAGCGCCGCCGTCCTCCTCAT encodes:
- a CDS encoding manganese efflux pump MntP gives rise to the protein MDLLSVLLISVGLAMDATAVSIAGGVTVREGRVRTALVLALLFGVFQTGMAVAGWFAGTLLYSFISGIDHWIAFLLLAFIGGKMVMEGLKGEDGEEIAFGSAAVLL